From Aliarcobacter butzleri, the proteins below share one genomic window:
- a CDS encoding SdiA-regulated domain-containing protein → MKKILLINKKLLIFFLTIITFVVIHSMDLDDKLLYKFFHWEEEFSILKQNHKKELVVINEIEKNLSGITYNENTDTLFAITNSPRDIYELDKNGNVLRKISLKGFKDTEDITYIKDNKFAILDEELNGLFIVDINDDTKFISIEDSIKKFIFDIKKFENFGLEGISYDKTEDKFYMVNERNPKKIVSVKGIIGNNQLEVNIKDELLENNFYLADLSAIHFDDIDRRLYVLSDESALLGRIDDKKDFKKYLDLMDNEISSKMKNSEGITRDKEGNIYIVSEPNLFFSIKKE, encoded by the coding sequence ATGAAAAAAATTTTATTGATAAATAAAAAATTACTTATATTTTTTCTAACAATTATTACTTTTGTAGTAATTCATTCTATGGATTTAGATGATAAATTACTATATAAGTTTTTTCATTGGGAAGAAGAATTTAGTATTTTAAAACAAAACCATAAGAAAGAGTTAGTTGTTATAAATGAGATTGAAAAAAATCTATCTGGTATAACATATAATGAAAATACCGATACTTTATTTGCTATAACAAATTCACCAAGAGATATTTATGAATTGGATAAAAATGGTAATGTTTTACGAAAAATATCTTTAAAAGGTTTTAAAGATACCGAAGATATAACATATATAAAAGATAATAAATTTGCTATTTTAGATGAAGAACTAAATGGATTATTTATAGTAGATATAAATGATGATACAAAATTTATATCTATTGAAGATAGTATAAAAAAGTTTATTTTTGATATAAAAAAATTTGAGAATTTTGGACTTGAAGGAATAAGTTATGACAAAACTGAAGATAAATTTTATATGGTAAATGAACGAAATCCTAAAAAAATAGTGTCAGTAAAAGGTATTATAGGAAATAATCAACTAGAAGTTAATATTAAAGATGAACTTTTAGAAAATAACTTTTATTTGGCTGATTTATCAGCAATTCATTTTGATGATATAGATAGACGATTGTATGTATTAAGTGATGAATCTGCACTTCTTGGTCGAATTGATGATAAAAAAGATTTTAAAAAATATTTAGATTTGATGGATAATGAAATTTCTTCAAAAATGAAAAACTCAGAAGGTATCACAAGAGATAAAGAAGGAAACATTTATATTGTTAGTGAACCAAATTTATTTTTTAGTATAAAAAAAGAATAG
- a CDS encoding FmdE family protein has translation MIYPQFFNKIPTIKLQDDLASFLGAFEDGLIEFSYLDVVKSAGHSCPTVLGAYLMTLKGLEALYKNEIPKRGEIIVEFKEAQNVGVVGVIGNVIMNITGATTTNGFKGLAGKYDRNHLMKFEQDINSANVRFTRVDTLKSVDVFYDTSSVKPHEDMNFLMQKSLQGNATNEEKKEFAKLWQKRVEDISNNINEVIKIDIKE, from the coding sequence ATGATTTATCCACAATTTTTTAATAAAATTCCAACAATAAAACTACAAGATGATTTAGCCTCTTTTTTAGGTGCTTTTGAAGATGGATTAATAGAATTTTCATATTTGGATGTTGTAAAAAGTGCAGGGCATAGTTGTCCTACAGTTTTAGGAGCTTATCTTATGACACTTAAAGGTTTAGAAGCTTTATATAAAAATGAAATTCCAAAACGTGGTGAAATAATAGTTGAGTTTAAAGAAGCACAAAATGTAGGAGTTGTTGGTGTAATTGGAAATGTAATTATGAATATAACAGGAGCAACAACTACAAATGGTTTTAAGGGACTTGCTGGAAAATATGATAGAAATCATTTGATGAAATTTGAACAAGATATAAATAGTGCAAATGTAAGATTTACAAGAGTTGATACTTTAAAAAGTGTAGATGTTTTTTATGATACTTCGAGTGTAAAACCTCATGAAGATATGAATTTTTTAATGCAAAAATCTCTTCAAGGAAATGCTACAAATGAAGAAAAAAAAGAGTTTGCTAAACTTTGGCAAAAAAGAGTTGAAGATATATCAAATAATATAAATGAAGTTATAAAAATAGATATAAAAGAATAA
- the trpS gene encoding tryptophan--tRNA ligase, which produces MRILSGIQPSGTIHIGNYFGMIKKMIESQNEGELFAFLASYHALTSVKDKEALENNTYEAAINFLALGMDPEKSTFWVQHDVKEVLELYWILSNHTSMGLLERAHSYKDKTARGIVAGHGLFSYPVLMAADILLFDSNIVPVGKDQIQHVEMTRDIATSFNHAYGKEIFILPEAKVDEIVATVPGTDGAKMSKSYNNTIDMFTSPKQRKKQVMGIVTDSKELDEPKEWETCNIYTLCKLFMNEDELKDLQKRYATPGEGYGHFKMTLLEKINQYFAPYEEKREYYLNNKKEVREILAFGASKAKKIASAKMEIIRDTVGLI; this is translated from the coding sequence TTGAGAATTTTATCAGGTATTCAACCATCAGGAACTATTCATATAGGAAACTACTTTGGTATGATAAAAAAGATGATAGAGTCACAAAATGAAGGTGAACTTTTTGCATTTTTAGCATCTTATCATGCTTTAACATCAGTAAAAGATAAAGAAGCTTTAGAAAATAATACTTATGAAGCAGCAATTAACTTTTTAGCGCTTGGAATGGACCCAGAAAAATCAACATTTTGGGTTCAACATGATGTAAAAGAGGTTCTTGAGTTATATTGGATACTATCAAATCATACTTCAATGGGATTACTAGAGCGAGCACACTCGTATAAAGATAAAACGGCACGTGGTATTGTTGCTGGGCATGGATTATTTTCATATCCTGTTTTAATGGCAGCAGATATTTTATTATTTGATTCAAATATCGTGCCAGTTGGGAAAGACCAAATTCAACACGTTGAAATGACAAGAGATATTGCAACTTCATTTAATCACGCTTATGGTAAAGAAATTTTTATTTTACCAGAAGCAAAAGTTGATGAAATCGTTGCAACAGTTCCAGGAACTGATGGAGCTAAAATGTCTAAATCATACAACAACACAATTGATATGTTTACATCACCAAAACAAAGAAAAAAACAAGTTATGGGAATCGTAACTGATTCAAAAGAGCTTGATGAACCAAAAGAGTGGGAAACTTGTAATATCTATACTTTATGTAAACTATTTATGAATGAAGATGAATTAAAAGATTTACAAAAAAGATATGCAACTCCAGGTGAAGGATATGGTCATTTTAAAATGACATTATTAGAAAAAATAAATCAATATTTTGCACCTTACGAAGAAAAAAGAGAATACTATTTAAACAACAAAAAAGAGGTAAGAGAAATTTTAGCTTTTGGAGCAAGTAAAGCTAAAAAAATTGCAAGTGCAAAAATGGAAATTATTAGAGATACAGTTGGTTTAATCTAA
- a CDS encoding TonB-dependent siderophore receptor, producing MKPIKKTITYSICLSMSLLSQTFAQETTLLDEIKVSTENSNYSTQNDNYYKTKSQSATKTDTPIRETPQSVQVVSNEIIKELNAVKIEDVLDYTSGVSRQNNFAGMWDNFSIRGFAGNENTGMSLLKNGFADNRGFNAPRDTANIESIEFLKGPSGSLYGNSEPGGTINIVTKQPKFTSEHSIKTDVGSYDFYRMALDSTAPINDNLAYRLNVATEKKGSFRDHIESQRYVVAPSLLYSINDDTFVSYMGEFIEQKAPFDRGIALIDGKNVMNPKNFLGNPDDGDVTLKNQTHQLKLEHYFSDSWSSRMGVAYKNNSLKGFGSEVTPATKITTDSINLRTRYRDYSSDDIQFQVDLQNVTDIKDATNTLLFGVETYRFEQDSILYTNKDTVRVDNIRSNPTYTVLKTGLGSLSTDKYEEQKGVALFVQDEIAYKDFRFLTGLRYDEVRMDNVNHLDSSSVKQNDYAVSPRVGITYLIDDMWSVYTTSGTSFRPNTGTDIDGKTFESERSVSIETGLKFESEDKKTGGTLSLYQIEKKNVLTKDPNDDLFSIAAGKVKSKGIEFDFNGKITDNIKANFNYTYTDAKVVEDSTYEGKELLNIPKHTSSVLLMWEDTLSLNSSYGIGTGVTYVGRKAGNVNNDFYLPDYTTAKIVSYYKVNKELNFSLNIDNLFDKEYIASSYDRSWLTVGNPRTATLSMTYKF from the coding sequence ATGAAACCTATAAAAAAAACAATTACTTATTCAATTTGCTTATCGATGAGTTTGTTATCACAAACTTTTGCTCAAGAGACAACACTTTTAGATGAAATAAAAGTCTCAACTGAAAATAGCAATTATTCAACACAAAATGATAACTACTACAAAACAAAATCACAGTCAGCCACAAAAACTGATACTCCTATTAGAGAAACTCCTCAATCAGTACAAGTTGTTTCAAATGAAATTATCAAAGAACTTAACGCAGTTAAAATAGAAGATGTTTTAGATTATACAAGTGGTGTGTCAAGACAAAATAATTTTGCTGGTATGTGGGATAATTTTTCTATTAGAGGATTTGCAGGAAACGAAAATACTGGAATGAGTTTACTAAAAAATGGTTTTGCAGATAATCGTGGATTTAATGCTCCAAGAGATACAGCAAATATTGAAAGTATAGAGTTTTTAAAAGGACCATCAGGTTCTTTATATGGAAATAGTGAGCCAGGAGGAACTATAAATATAGTAACAAAACAACCAAAGTTTACAAGTGAACATTCAATTAAAACTGATGTAGGAAGTTATGATTTTTATAGAATGGCTTTAGATTCTACAGCTCCTATAAATGATAATTTAGCTTATAGATTAAATGTAGCTACAGAAAAAAAAGGAAGTTTTAGAGACCACATTGAAAGTCAAAGATATGTTGTTGCTCCATCTTTACTTTATTCTATCAATGACGATACTTTTGTATCTTATATGGGAGAATTTATTGAACAAAAAGCTCCATTTGATAGAGGAATTGCTTTAATAGATGGAAAAAATGTAATGAATCCTAAAAATTTTCTTGGTAATCCAGATGATGGTGATGTAACACTTAAAAATCAAACTCATCAACTAAAACTAGAACACTATTTTTCTGATAGTTGGAGCAGTAGAATGGGAGTTGCATATAAAAATAATAGCTTAAAAGGTTTTGGTTCTGAAGTTACTCCAGCAACAAAAATAACAACAGATAGCATAAATCTTCGTACTAGATATAGAGATTATAGCTCAGATGATATTCAATTTCAAGTTGATTTACAAAATGTTACTGATATAAAAGATGCTACAAATACTCTTTTATTTGGAGTAGAAACATATCGTTTTGAACAAGATTCAATACTTTACACTAACAAAGATACAGTAAGAGTTGATAATATTCGTTCGAATCCTACTTATACAGTTTTAAAAACTGGATTAGGAAGTTTAAGCACAGACAAATATGAAGAGCAAAAAGGCGTAGCTTTATTTGTTCAAGATGAAATAGCTTATAAAGATTTTAGATTTCTTACGGGACTTAGATATGATGAAGTTAGAATGGATAATGTAAATCATCTTGATAGTAGTTCTGTAAAACAAAATGATTATGCAGTTTCTCCAAGAGTTGGAATTACATACCTAATAGATGATATGTGGTCTGTTTATACAACATCTGGAACATCATTTAGACCAAATACAGGAACAGACATAGATGGAAAAACATTTGAATCTGAAAGAAGTGTATCAATAGAAACTGGTTTAAAATTTGAATCAGAAGATAAAAAAACTGGTGGAACTTTATCTTTATACCAAATTGAGAAAAAGAACGTGTTAACAAAAGACCCAAATGATGACTTATTTTCTATTGCAGCAGGAAAAGTTAAAAGTAAAGGTATAGAATTTGATTTTAATGGAAAAATCACAGACAATATCAAAGCAAATTTCAACTATACATATACAGATGCGAAAGTTGTAGAAGATTCTACTTATGAAGGAAAAGAACTTTTAAATATTCCAAAACACACTTCGAGTGTTCTTTTAATGTGGGAAGATACATTGTCTCTAAATAGCTCTTATGGTATAGGAACTGGTGTAACTTATGTTGGTAGAAAAGCAGGAAATGTAAATAATGATTTTTATTTACCAGATTATACAACAGCAAAAATTGTTTCTTACTATAAAGTAAATAAAGAGTTAAATTTTAGTTTAAATATTGATAATTTATTTGATAAAGAGTATATCGCAAGTAGCTATGATAGATCTTGGCTTACAGTTGGTAATCCACGAACTGCAACATTAAGTATGACTTATAAATTTTAG
- a CDS encoding DUF1624 domain-containing protein, producing the protein MNTTSTTQQLNQRLFSIDILRGFVMVIMILDHVRETFFLHYQMIVPIDIASTDTILIICRFLAHICAPTFIFLTGLSAYLYMQKVQSKKETSWFLFTRGLFLIFLELTLVNFAWTFEFPMEKLYLQVIWAIGFSMIFLSVLIYLPKKILFIVAIIIVFGHNLLDSVHFEKDSIFYIPWAVLHERTWIEFSQDFKLRTSYPILPWIGVISLGFIAGEWFNKNVNFQTRKNYLIKTTLILLSSFIVIRFINVYGDTPYINYDSISNTILSFINVSKYPPSLLFILLTLGICTFLLMLFEKYQNLKSISWLKNFGAAPMFFYLLHLYFLKFLYLSAVAIYGLNQGQYFGLSQTWQMPLLSILFAFILYFPTKWYANLKQKRRDIKWLKYL; encoded by the coding sequence ATGAATACTACTTCAACAACACAACAACTAAATCAAAGACTCTTTTCGATAGATATTCTAAGAGGTTTTGTAATGGTTATTATGATACTTGATCATGTAAGAGAAACTTTTTTTCTTCATTATCAAATGATTGTTCCTATTGATATTGCATCAACAGATACTATTTTAATTATTTGTAGATTTTTAGCACATATTTGTGCCCCTACTTTTATATTTTTAACTGGACTTTCTGCATATTTATATATGCAAAAAGTTCAAAGTAAAAAAGAAACTTCTTGGTTTTTATTTACAAGAGGATTATTTTTAATCTTTTTAGAATTAACTTTGGTAAATTTCGCTTGGACATTTGAGTTCCCAATGGAAAAACTATATTTACAAGTAATCTGGGCTATTGGATTTAGTATGATTTTTCTTTCAGTATTGATTTATCTTCCAAAAAAGATTCTTTTTATTGTTGCTATTATCATCGTTTTTGGACACAATTTATTAGATTCTGTACATTTTGAAAAAGATTCTATTTTTTATATACCTTGGGCAGTTTTACATGAAAGAACTTGGATAGAGTTTTCACAAGATTTTAAACTTAGAACTTCATATCCTATTTTACCTTGGATTGGTGTAATATCTCTTGGATTTATAGCAGGAGAGTGGTTTAATAAAAATGTAAATTTCCAAACAAGAAAAAACTATCTTATAAAAACTACTCTTATTTTATTATCTAGTTTTATTGTGATTAGATTTATAAATGTTTATGGAGATACACCATATATAAATTATGATTCTATTTCAAATACTATTTTGAGTTTTATAAATGTTTCAAAATATCCTCCATCATTACTTTTTATTTTGCTTACTTTAGGAATTTGTACTTTTTTACTTATGCTTTTTGAGAAATATCAAAACTTAAAATCAATTTCATGGTTAAAAAATTTTGGTGCAGCTCCTATGTTTTTTTATCTTCTTCATTTGTATTTTTTAAAATTTTTATATCTTAGTGCAGTTGCAATTTATGGTTTAAATCAAGGTCAATATTTTGGGCTTTCGCAAACATGGCAAATGCCTTTATTATCGATTCTTTTCGCATTTATTTTATATTTTCCTACTAAATGGTATGCAAATTTAAAACAAAAAAGAAGAGATATAAAATGGTTAAAATATTTATAA
- a CDS encoding MFS transporter, with protein MNQLTKKNILFSILFTAILTPMIFFVMGLPMILQIKGFDASLIGIFQLAGLPMIFKFLMSPPIDKIVFEKKHYKKWTFYIGILYILLLTIISFLSLENSIYPVFIAILITAFISTFMDIPLNALAIKTFTKEQSLSAGSYKISAYSMASLLGGGIFLLVFNHLGWNLTFILMALLVLFSLFALYFIEENDEIIYVEKISSKNIITFFKQKDVGIWIFILSFYFVSISALWVFMKPYLIHKGVKPDDVAIWVGIYGSFIAILGGALSNYIGKKFSKKSLLIIFMFFNIFSTSLLIFIEQYNLTFYYLIISVTFIALAIALSSAIIFSMIMDYSRKESRAIDYSVQSSIFSFTRIISAVIAGIIVSNFGFDKMFIFELFCLVLVTFVIYKKYI; from the coding sequence ATGAATCAACTAACTAAAAAAAATATTCTGTTTTCAATTTTATTTACAGCAATTTTAACTCCTATGATTTTTTTTGTCATGGGACTTCCTATGATTTTACAAATAAAAGGTTTTGATGCATCATTAATTGGAATTTTTCAATTAGCAGGTTTACCAATGATATTTAAGTTTTTAATGTCTCCACCAATAGATAAAATAGTATTTGAAAAAAAACACTATAAAAAATGGACATTTTATATAGGAATATTATATATTTTACTTCTAACTATAATTAGTTTTTTATCTTTAGAAAATAGTATTTATCCTGTTTTTATAGCTATTTTGATAACTGCATTTATTTCAACTTTTATGGATATTCCACTTAATGCTTTGGCTATAAAAACTTTCACAAAAGAGCAAAGTTTAAGTGCAGGAAGTTATAAAATAAGTGCTTATAGTATGGCATCATTATTGGGTGGAGGAATCTTTTTACTTGTTTTTAATCATCTTGGTTGGAACTTAACTTTTATTTTAATGGCTCTTTTGGTTCTATTTTCATTATTTGCTTTGTATTTTATAGAAGAAAATGATGAAATAATATATGTAGAAAAAATCTCTTCAAAAAATATAATCACTTTTTTCAAACAAAAAGATGTTGGTATTTGGATTTTTATTTTAAGTTTCTATTTTGTCTCAATAAGTGCTCTTTGGGTATTTATGAAACCATATTTGATTCACAAAGGTGTAAAACCAGATGATGTAGCTATTTGGGTTGGAATTTATGGAAGTTTCATAGCTATTTTAGGAGGAGCTTTAAGTAACTATATTGGGAAGAAGTTTTCAAAAAAGAGTCTACTTATTATTTTTATGTTTTTTAATATTTTTAGTACAAGCCTTTTGATTTTTATTGAACAGTATAATCTAACATTTTATTATCTAATCATAAGTGTTACGTTTATAGCTTTAGCTATTGCTTTATCATCAGCTATAATTTTTTCTATGATTATGGATTATTCAAGAAAAGAATCACGTGCTATTGATTATTCAGTTCAATCAAGTATTTTTTCATTTACTAGAATAATTTCTGCTGTAATCGCAGGAATAATTGTTTCAAATTTTGGTTTTGACAAAATGTTTATTTTTGAACTATTTTGTTTAGTTTTAGTCACTTTTGTTATCTATAAAAAGTATATTTAG
- a CDS encoding class I SAM-dependent methyltransferase, with translation MQNINNYLSLLLAQQKTEILELALELKIFKLIEENINTIFIISSKININEHKTKILLDSLVFMELLDINQDKYLNTKFAKESFIYGASSYCGDVFLHRKQLAENGKKMMKSMFEEKKELEEIKIPKLWADASKKFLKQEQKNLIAPMAVDIIKNLKEFSSLNKMLDLGCSSGVIGLEITKNHPNIKTTLFDYEEVTNITKEHINEYNLQNRVFVLSGDIEKNDIGKNYDLIWCSNIFYFFKDKKEVIKKIYDALNPNGILVSCHVEIDTKNSLDENSFFYFLSLNLQGKNILKPMELSDIFEEVGFKSINSYTTYKTPMTPSQIHICKK, from the coding sequence ATGCAAAATATAAACAACTATTTATCACTACTATTAGCTCAACAAAAAACCGAGATTTTAGAACTAGCTTTGGAGTTAAAAATCTTTAAATTAATAGAAGAGAATATAAATACAATTTTTATAATCTCTTCAAAAATAAATATAAATGAACATAAAACAAAAATATTATTAGATAGTTTAGTTTTTATGGAACTTTTGGACATAAATCAAGACAAATATCTCAATACAAAATTTGCTAAAGAATCTTTTATTTATGGAGCTTCTTCATATTGTGGTGATGTTTTTTTACATAGAAAACAGCTAGCTGAAAATGGTAAAAAAATGATGAAATCAATGTTTGAAGAAAAAAAAGAGTTAGAAGAAATAAAAATACCAAAACTTTGGGCAGATGCTTCAAAAAAGTTTTTAAAACAAGAACAAAAAAATTTAATCGCTCCAATGGCAGTTGATATTATAAAAAATCTAAAAGAGTTTTCTAGCTTAAATAAAATGTTGGATCTTGGTTGTTCTTCTGGAGTTATTGGTTTAGAAATTACAAAAAATCATCCAAATATAAAAACAACTTTATTTGATTATGAAGAGGTTACAAACATAACAAAAGAACATATAAATGAGTACAACTTACAAAATAGAGTTTTTGTTTTAAGTGGAGATATTGAAAAAAATGATATTGGAAAAAACTATGATTTAATTTGGTGTAGTAATATTTTCTATTTCTTTAAAGACAAAAAAGAGGTAATAAAAAAGATTTATGATGCTTTAAATCCAAACGGTATATTAGTAAGTTGTCATGTTGAAATCGATACAAAAAATAGTCTTGATGAGAATAGTTTTTTTTACTTTTTATCTTTAAATTTACAAGGTAAAAATATCTTAAAACCTATGGAATTATCTGATATATTTGAAGAAGTTGGGTTTAAATCAATAAATTCATACACAACATATAAAACACCTATGACACCAAGTCAAATCCATATTTGTAAGAAGTAA
- a CDS encoding DUF2798 domain-containing protein: protein MIEKKYEKLVFIIVMSFIMSCIMSFIVSFINLGLIDDFFIKWIEAWIKAFIISIPIVSVVVPISKKIVFKIIKG, encoded by the coding sequence ATGATAGAAAAGAAATATGAAAAACTTGTTTTTATTATTGTGATGAGTTTCATCATGAGTTGTATTATGAGCTTTATTGTGAGCTTTATAAATTTAGGACTTATTGATGATTTTTTTATAAAATGGATTGAAGCATGGATAAAAGCCTTTATTATTTCAATACCAATTGTTAGTGTTGTTGTACCAATTTCAAAAAAAATTGTTTTTAAAATAATAAAAGGTTAA
- a CDS encoding TonB-dependent receptor — MIKSKTINLSFLAFILLTNNLVAKEETTTLEAITVTAQKKEENVQKVPISVSVFDEMSIEDKSIDSLEDIAKYTPNLMLYNTGQEGLIVPSIRGISGNVLSYSTPVGLYVDGVPTTSAFGFDDAIGDIERIEVLRGPQGTLYGKNSEAGVINIITKQPNNETRGKIFSTIGNEGRKDIGLNVSGPIIKDKFYAGVAYKHKEKDGFIKNTVTNEYINDKKSDYAKLILRATPTDNLDVSLISSINKEDNGDHNWVSSTNNKKEVTSNLKGSSTPKDTTFALNVNYNIDENSKIKSITTKKEYKDKAIVDADFTPLTLRHIYKNNELNTISQEFRYETIFNKTELISGIYLDKKDDDLYTRIFAPFNPTGFANPQDMSSRSIGIFTNIIHPLNDFWVLNAGIRYDKEKKEMEVKNTTIDLENSYSSVSPKIGIQYNINENQMSYFTIAKGYRSGGFNPFATSNAQAYDEENLISYELGYKGMFFDNRLKFNTNIYFMDIKDMQVEETPMLGTTYMVNAATATSKGFEVEIEGVISDEISLFASAGVNETTFDDFKDLAGDYSGNYNPLAPKYNFNIGTLYRANNGLYARVDFNGYGKTYFDKANTTSQKAYSLVDTKIGYEANDFDIYFYVNNLFDKDYDAIGAYFSGTTTILRPEQEFGIKLAYRF, encoded by the coding sequence ATGATAAAATCAAAAACTATTAACCTATCTTTTTTAGCTTTTATATTATTAACAAATAACCTAGTAGCAAAAGAAGAAACTACAACTTTAGAGGCAATCACTGTTACAGCTCAAAAAAAAGAAGAAAATGTACAAAAAGTACCTATTTCTGTCTCTGTTTTTGATGAAATGTCAATAGAAGATAAATCTATTGATAGTTTGGAAGATATTGCAAAATATACTCCCAACTTGATGCTTTACAATACTGGACAAGAAGGCTTAATAGTTCCTTCTATTAGAGGAATAAGTGGAAATGTTTTATCATATTCAACCCCTGTTGGGCTGTATGTTGATGGAGTTCCTACTACTAGTGCCTTTGGTTTTGATGATGCAATTGGTGATATTGAAAGAATAGAAGTTTTAAGAGGACCACAAGGAACTTTATATGGTAAAAATAGCGAAGCAGGAGTTATAAATATCATAACAAAACAACCAAATAATGAAACGAGAGGAAAAATCTTCTCAACAATAGGTAATGAAGGAAGAAAAGATATTGGATTAAATGTAAGTGGTCCAATAATAAAGGATAAATTTTATGCAGGAGTAGCTTATAAACATAAAGAAAAGGATGGATTTATAAAAAATACAGTTACAAATGAATATATAAATGACAAGAAAAGTGATTATGCAAAACTCATTTTAAGAGCTACACCAACAGATAATTTAGATGTATCATTAATATCTTCAATTAACAAAGAAGATAATGGTGACCATAATTGGGTGAGTTCAACAAACAACAAAAAAGAAGTTACTTCAAATTTAAAAGGAAGTTCTACTCCAAAAGATACAACTTTTGCTTTAAATGTAAATTATAATATTGATGAAAACTCTAAAATAAAATCAATAACTACAAAAAAAGAGTACAAAGATAAAGCGATAGTAGATGCCGATTTTACTCCTTTGACTTTAAGACATATTTATAAAAATAATGAATTAAATACAATCTCTCAAGAGTTTAGATATGAAACTATATTTAATAAAACAGAACTAATCTCAGGAATTTATTTAGATAAAAAAGATGATGACTTATATACAAGAATATTTGCACCTTTTAATCCAACAGGATTTGCAAATCCACAAGATATGAGTTCTAGAAGTATAGGGATTTTTACAAATATCATTCATCCTTTAAATGATTTTTGGGTTTTAAATGCAGGAATTAGATATGACAAAGAAAAAAAAGAGATGGAAGTTAAAAACACAACTATTGACTTAGAAAATAGTTATAGCAGTGTTTCTCCAAAAATCGGAATTCAATACAATATAAATGAAAATCAAATGAGCTATTTTACAATAGCAAAAGGTTATAGAAGTGGAGGATTTAATCCTTTTGCTACATCAAACGCACAAGCATATGATGAAGAAAATTTAATCTCTTATGAACTTGGATATAAAGGAATGTTTTTTGATAATCGTTTAAAATTTAACACAAATATCTATTTTATGGACATAAAAGATATGCAAGTAGAAGAAACACCAATGCTTGGTACTACTTATATGGTAAATGCAGCAACTGCAACTTCAAAAGGTTTTGAAGTAGAAATAGAAGGTGTAATTAGTGATGAAATAAGTCTATTTGCAAGTGCAGGAGTAAATGAAACAACTTTTGATGATTTTAAAGATTTGGCTGGTGATTATAGTGGAAATTATAACCCTCTTGCCCCAAAATATAACTTCAATATTGGAACTTTATATAGAGCAAACAATGGTTTATATGCAAGAGTCGATTTTAATGGTTATGGAAAAACATATTTTGACAAAGCCAATACGACTTCACAAAAAGCTTATAGTTTAGTTGATACAAAAATTGGTTATGAAGCAAATGATTTTGATATATATTTTTATGTAAATAATTTATTTGATAAAGATTATGATGCAATAGGTGCATATTTTAGTGGAACAACAACTATTTTAAGACCAGAACAAGAGTTTGGTATCAAATTAGCATATAGATTTTAG